Proteins from a genomic interval of Candidatus Nanosynbacter sp. HMT-352:
- the prfB gene encoding peptide chain release factor 2 gives MQPLKKKIGELEKEIEQAKKALKFSDLEQKLAELDDQLNQPEIWNNPDYAQELTKQAASLRQTVEPWQTLTVQVGDMVELMELGDDDLLPEFQAQVAAIEKSFESHKTDLLFSGEYDNRSAIMRISAGVGGLDAQDFAAMLERMYLRWAEKSGMKVDTLERSTNDDAGIKTVVLEISGSFAYGKLRSENGVHRLVRLSPFNADNLRQTSFALVEVLPKIDAPDEISIDPNDLRIDVYRSGGKGGQGVNTTDSAVRVTHEPTGITVAIQNERSQIQNKETALKILRSKLLAMKLEQHAETLSDLRAGESANWGSQIRNYVLHPYTLVKDTRTKHENRNAQDVLDGDIDEFITAYLEQNANSKNI, from the coding sequence ATGCAACCGCTAAAAAAGAAAATTGGTGAATTAGAAAAAGAAATTGAACAGGCTAAAAAAGCGCTGAAGTTTTCTGATTTGGAGCAGAAATTGGCGGAACTGGACGATCAATTAAACCAGCCAGAAATTTGGAATAATCCTGATTACGCCCAAGAATTAACGAAACAAGCCGCTAGCCTTCGCCAGACCGTCGAGCCTTGGCAGACTTTGACGGTGCAGGTTGGTGATATGGTGGAGCTGATGGAGCTTGGCGATGACGATTTATTGCCGGAATTCCAAGCGCAAGTTGCGGCGATTGAGAAGAGTTTTGAGAGCCATAAAACCGATTTGTTATTCTCTGGCGAATATGACAATCGCTCGGCAATTATGCGTATTTCTGCTGGCGTGGGCGGGCTGGATGCTCAGGATTTTGCGGCGATGTTGGAGCGAATGTATCTGCGCTGGGCAGAAAAGTCTGGAATGAAGGTCGATACGCTGGAACGCTCGACAAATGACGACGCTGGAATTAAAACGGTCGTTTTGGAGATTTCTGGATCTTTTGCTTATGGAAAACTGCGGTCGGAAAATGGCGTGCATCGTTTGGTGAGATTAAGTCCGTTTAATGCCGACAATTTGCGCCAGACTAGTTTTGCGCTTGTCGAGGTTTTGCCGAAAATTGACGCGCCCGATGAAATATCGATTGACCCGAATGACTTAAGAATTGATGTCTATCGTTCGGGCGGCAAGGGCGGTCAAGGTGTGAATACGACGGATTCGGCGGTTCGAGTGACGCATGAGCCGACGGGAATAACAGTGGCTATTCAGAATGAGCGCTCGCAGATTCAGAACAAAGAAACGGCGTTGAAGATTTTGCGGTCAAAATTGCTAGCGATGAAATTAGAGCAACACGCCGAAACTTTGTCGGATCTTAGGGCTGGCGAATCGGCAAACTGGGGTAGCCAAATTAGAAATTACGTTTTGCATCCATATACGCTAGTTAAAGATACGCGCACAAAGCACGAAAACCGCAATGCTCAGGATGTTCTGGATGGCGATATTGACGAATTTATCACGGCATATTTAGAACAAAATGCTAATTCTAAAAATATTTAG
- the hpt gene encoding hypoxanthine phosphoribosyltransferase, with the protein MDKDIEKILFTNEEIKTAVQKLGKKLTEDYHDKNPVVVGILRGAAPFMIDLIQAMDCYMEIDFMAVSSYGDDTKSSGSVKIIKDLDTDVTDRHVLIVEDIIDSGRTAQALRELFAAKNAASVKICSLLDKPARREVDAKADYVGIDTPNEFVVGYGLDFRQQYRNLPYIGVLKPEVYQD; encoded by the coding sequence ATGGATAAAGATATTGAGAAAATTCTATTTACGAACGAAGAAATAAAAACGGCAGTTCAGAAACTTGGGAAAAAATTGACCGAGGATTATCACGATAAAAATCCTGTTGTCGTGGGCATTTTACGCGGCGCAGCACCGTTTATGATCGACTTGATACAAGCGATGGATTGCTATATGGAAATTGACTTCATGGCGGTTTCCAGCTACGGCGACGACACAAAATCTTCTGGATCTGTAAAAATTATCAAAGATTTGGACACCGACGTAACGGATAGGCATGTGTTGATAGTTGAGGATATAATTGACAGTGGTCGAACCGCCCAAGCGCTAAGAGAATTATTTGCCGCAAAAAATGCTGCGTCGGTAAAAATATGCTCGCTATTAGACAAACCAGCGCGGCGCGAAGTTGACGCAAAAGCCGATTATGTCGGCATCGATACGCCGAATGAATTTGTCGTTGGCTATGGCCTGGATTTCCGCCAGCAATATCGCAACTTGCCATACATCGGCGTCTTAAAACCAGAAGTTTATCAAGATTAA
- the murD gene encoding UDP-N-acetylmuramoyl-L-alanine--D-glutamate ligase encodes MKIVIAGFGVEGQSNLRYFREKFPEADFLVADEREKVDNLPENVTYQAGFLGLENADLIVRSPSLPPKKIKTSGRIWSSTNEFFANCPATIIGVTGTKGKGTTCSFISSILRAAGKTVHLVGNIGVPALDILPKIEKNDIVVYELSSFQLWDLQKSPHVAVVLMIEPDHLNVHADFNDYLAAKANIAKFQTADDYVVYNSQNEFSSSIADTSLAQKKEYPFALSDDITSAIHLPGKHNIDNACAAILAVKSILPNVSDDEIKKGLSDFTGLPHRLKFVAEKYGVKYYDDSISTTPGSAIAALKAFVEPKILILGGSDKGADYSELAKEIARQNMRSIIINGANADEIREVLRGEKIDCEIVQLNMAGMKEVAKSAKNKAQSGDVVILSPAAASFDMFKSYSDRGERFVAAVEEL; translated from the coding sequence ATGAAAATTGTCATTGCTGGTTTTGGTGTTGAAGGTCAATCTAATTTGCGTTATTTTCGAGAGAAGTTTCCGGAAGCTGATTTTTTGGTGGCGGATGAGCGTGAAAAAGTAGATAATTTGCCAGAAAATGTGACTTATCAGGCGGGATTTTTGGGGTTGGAGAACGCGGATTTAATTGTTAGGTCGCCAAGTCTTCCGCCAAAAAAGATAAAGACTAGCGGTCGCATTTGGTCATCGACAAATGAGTTTTTTGCCAATTGCCCAGCAACTATAATTGGCGTGACTGGCACAAAAGGCAAGGGCACGACGTGCAGTTTTATATCGTCGATTTTGCGCGCCGCAGGTAAAACCGTTCATTTAGTGGGGAATATTGGCGTGCCAGCTTTGGATATTTTGCCAAAAATTGAGAAAAATGACATTGTTGTTTACGAGTTGTCCAGTTTTCAATTGTGGGATTTGCAGAAATCTCCGCACGTTGCTGTGGTGCTGATGATTGAGCCTGACCACTTGAACGTTCACGCTGATTTTAATGATTATTTGGCGGCAAAGGCGAATATTGCCAAGTTTCAAACCGCGGACGATTATGTTGTCTATAATTCTCAAAATGAGTTTAGTTCGTCGATTGCAGATACGAGCTTGGCACAGAAAAAGGAATATCCATTTGCTCTTTCGGACGATATAACTTCTGCGATTCACTTGCCGGGGAAACATAATATTGACAATGCTTGCGCGGCGATATTGGCTGTAAAGTCGATTTTGCCGAACGTGTCGGATGATGAGATAAAGAAAGGACTTAGTGATTTTACGGGGTTGCCGCATCGATTGAAGTTTGTTGCTGAAAAATACGGCGTGAAATATTACGATGACAGTATTTCGACAACTCCGGGTAGTGCGATTGCGGCGTTAAAAGCTTTTGTAGAACCGAAGATTTTAATTTTGGGCGGCTCGGATAAAGGCGCGGATTATTCTGAATTAGCGAAAGAAATTGCCAGGCAAAATATGCGATCGATAATTATTAATGGCGCTAACGCTGATGAAATTAGGGAAGTTTTAAGGGGAGAAAAAATTGATTGCGAAATTGTCCAATTGAATATGGCAGGAATGAAAGAAGTTGCCAAATCAGCCAAAAATAAAGCGCAATCTGGCGACGTGGTGATTCTTAGCCCAGCGGCCGCCAGCTTTGATATGTTTAAGAGTTATTCTGATCGTGGCGAGCGATTTGTCGCCGCCGTAGAAGAACTTTAA